A window of Caldalkalibacillus uzonensis genomic DNA:
ATGAGCGATTCAGTATGGTTGGTACGTGTATCTATGAACTTGGCTGGATCTCGAGGAACCTTGGGGGAGGTTCAACGCCTACAGCTGCGAAGATTTGGCGCTGTTTGGCGGTGATCTCGGTACACTGATACAGGTCACCATTTTTCGAGGAAAAATGACCTAAAGCTAATCGTTGCAATTCGTCCCGAACCTTTCGCCAGGATTCCCCCGTATGGACTTCTACGATTCGAACCAGTAAAAGAGCCAACCAACTGAGCAGAATATGGGCGCGAATGCGATCTTCCAATCGGTGGTACATCGGGCGCAATTCTAACGTTGATTTCAATGTTCGAAAAGCATCTTCAACGTCCACCAGTTGTTTGTAACCCAGGGCCACATCTTCTGGGGACAAGGTATCATCGGAAGTTCGAATCAAGTATTTTCCATCATACTTTTCTGCGTCCCGAATCGCTTGCTTGTTGAGGCGAAGCGTGCTATCTTTCAGTTGGCGCAGATACTTGCCATAGGAAGGATGGGACCGTAGGCGGCAGGCCGCTTTGCTATGAACCTCATGCGACAACTGTTTCAGTCCATCCAGTTCGGCCTGCAATTTTTCCAGTAACTTTTTGCGTTCCTCCCGTTGGCGTTCAGCTTCTTTGGGATTGTATACCAACACATAGCGCTTGCGTGCTTCACCGTCACCGACGATGATCTCTTTGACATGCAGGTTCTCTCGAACCTGATGGTACCTGCCTCTTGTGCTCATCGCCTCTTTGGAGGCTGCTTTACCGGAACGCATCTTTTCCCCAACGATGTAGTGCCCGCCTGCGCGTTGCAACGTACGCAAGTTTTCCTCAGACGAGAAGCCACGGTCCATGACGCTAATGACACGGCCCAATTTCCATCC
This region includes:
- a CDS encoding IS1634 family transposase, translating into SRHHQLDIERLIFAMVANRALAPSSKLAMEDWVREEVYIPGLSQVASHQLYRAMDELLAVQSELEYQVYGAVSDLLNLEVDLLYFDTTSSYFEVDPSEAPEEDTFRKQGFSKDKRPDLLQVVIGLAVTRTGIPIRCWVWPGNTMDMTVVEQVKKNLIGWKLGRVISVMDRGFSSEENLRTLQRAGGHYIVGEKMRSGKAASKEAMSTRGRYHQVRENLHVKEIIVGDGEARKRYVLVYNPKEAERQREERKKLLEKLQAELDGLKQLSHEVHSKAACRLRSHPSYGKYLRQLKDSTLRLNKQAIRDAEKYDGKYLIRTSDDTLSPEDVALGYKQLVDVEDAFRTLKSTLELRPMYHRLEDRIRAHILLSWLALLLVRIVEVHTGESWRKVRDELQRLALGHFSSKNGDLYQCTEITAKQRQIFAAVGVEPPPRFLEIQPSS